One stretch of Kwoniella newhampshirensis strain CBS 13917 chromosome 5, whole genome shotgun sequence DNA includes these proteins:
- a CDS encoding pyruvate dehydrogenase complex dihydrolipoamide acetyltransferase codes for MLSFASVAKRSAVAGLRKQVVASRALRTSAPNSALSKFTMPAMSPTMTEGGIAEWKVKEGDTFAAGDVLIEVETDKATIDVEAQDDGVMAKIIVENGAKGISVGTPIAIIGEEGDDLSKADALAAEADVAPPPPPTKEGSAPKSDEKPAPAEKKEESSSSSKSATPPLGTPADETKYGSGNAGTSEQKAPELGGDRPKFFASPLARKIALEKGIPLGEINGSGPDGRIVKADVEKYKPSSSSSSSAAATTPTSGATATPGKPAPAAPAEYEDVPTSNMRKTIGKRLTESKQQLPHYYLTVEVNMDRVLKLRQLFNKAGEGKTKLSVNDFIVKAASLALAEVPEANSAWLGETIRTYKKADICVAVATPNGLITPIIKDVGAKGLATISAETKSLAGRAREGKLKPEEYQGGSFTISNLGMFGIDNFTAIINPPQSCILAIGKTDSKLVLAPEEPKGFKEVQVMKATLSSDHRTVDGAVGAKWLKAFKDYMEQPLTFML; via the exons ATGTTGTCATTCGCTTCAGTGGCTAAGCGATCAGCCGTTGCTGGGTTGAGGAAGCAGGTGGTCGCTtcgagag CCCTCCGAACATCCGCCCCCAACTCCGCCCTCTCCAAATTCACCATGCCCGCCATGTCACCCACCATGACGGAGGGTGGTATCGCCGAATGGAAGGTCAAGGAAGGGGACACTTTCGCCGCGGGGGACGTCTTGATTGAGGTCGAGACGGACAAGGCGACGATCGATGTGGAGGCTCAGGATGATGGTGTTATGGCCAAGATCATT GTCGAGAACGGTGCCAAGGGTATCTCCGTCGGTACCCCAATCGCCATCATCGGTGAGGAGGGTGACGACCTTTCCAAAGCCGACGCCCTCGCTGCCGAAGCCGATGTCGcaccccctcctccacccacCAAGGAAGGTTCCGCCCCTAAATCCGATGAGAAGCCTGCACCcgctgagaagaaggaggagtccAGCTCCTCGTCAAAGTCCGCTACCCCTCCTCTCGGTACACCCGCCGACGAGACCAAATACGGATCAGGAAACGCTGGTACCTCGGAACAGAAGGCTCCCGAGCTCGGAGGTGACAGACCCAAATTCTTCGCTAGTCCTTTGGCCAGGAAGATCGCTCTTGAGAAGGGCATCCCTCTCGGCGAGATCAATGGTTCAGGACCCGATGGCAGAATCGTCAAG GCCGATGTCGAGAAATACaagccttcttcatcttcctcctcctctgccgcTGCTACCACTCCCACTTCCGGCGCCACCGCCACTCCTGGCAAGCCCGCCCCTGCCGCTCCTGCCGAGTACGAGGACGTTCCCACTTCCAACATGAGAAAGACCATCGGCAAGCGATTGACCGAGAGCAAGCAGCAATTGCCTCACTACTACTTGACCGTCGAAGTGAAcatgg ACCGAGTGTTGAAGCTCAGACAACTGTTCAACAAGGCCGGCGAGGGCAAGACAAAGCTTTCAGTCAACGACTTCA TTGTCAAGGCCGCTTCGTTGGCCCTCGCTGAGGTCCCCGAGGCCAACTCTGCTTGGCTCGGTGAGACCATCCGAACCTACAAGAAGGCCGATATCTGCGTTGCCGTCGCCACCCCCAACGGACTCATCACCCCGATCATCAAGGACGTTGGTGCCAAGGGCCTCGCCACCATCTCCGCCGAGACCAAGTCTCTCGCTGGCAGAGCACGAGAAGGCAAGCTCAAGCCTGAGGAGTACCAAGGCGGTTCATTTACCATTTCCAACTTGGGAATGTTCGGTATCGACAACTTCACAGCGATCATCAACCCTCCCCAATCTTGTATTCTGGCTATCGGAAAGACCGACTCGAAACTAGTCCTGGCGCCCGAGGAGCCCAAGGGATTCAAGGAAGTGCAGGTGATGAAGGCTACTTTGAGTTCGGATCACAGGACGGTGGACGGTGCGGTCGGTGCTAAATGGTTGAAGGCGTTCAAGGATTACATGGAGCAGCCTTTGACTTTTATGCTTTAG